The DNA region CGGCTGGACTAGCAAAAGTCTAAATCAAGTGACCTCGCGCCTCTTTTGGTGTCCTACCGGAGACGATCCAATGAAAACTTCCATGCTCGATACCGACATGTATTTTTTCGCTGAGTCCATCTATTTGGCAATCAAAAGGTGTGGGAGATCAAATGATAATAGGGAGAAAAGATGGTCATGCAAAGCATAGATATCAGGCAGATTGAAATATGTAAGCAAAAAGGAATTCCTATCACCGAAGATAGTTATATTTTGGATTTTGGTTGTGGAGATGGCCGTAGAGTCTATGAACTTCTGGATTCCGGATATAAAAATTCCTTTGGATTCAATAAAGGGAACTATATGGACAGAGGGACTCCCATTAAATTACGGCAGGAACAGGATCGGCAATTTTTTCGATTTACCGACAATGACACTATCCCCTTTCCTGATAGGCATTTTGATTTAATAATTTCCGATCAAGTATTTGAACATGTCTTACATCAACAAGAGGCCTTTCGTGAGATTTATCGGGTTTTAAAAGAAGGGGGAGTGAGTGTTCATGTGATACCGGCAAAATGGCAAATTATCGAGCCTCACATTTTTGTTCCTTTCGGAGGTCTCATTAAGGCATTTTTCTATTATTATTTTTGGGCCATGCTGGGAATTCGAAATAATTGGCAAAAGGGATTATCGGTCAAAGAAACGGCCAAGCGTAATACTCTATATGCTAAGGAAAATTTAAATTACCTCAGTTGTCGGGAATATCAAACGATGATGTCGGAAATTCACTTTAAATATAGTTGGGAAGAACTTGCCTATATGAAGGCGAGTTACAAACCCAATATTCAAAAATTGGCAGCCATTTCTGAAAAAGTGCCTTTAGTTTGCAGTCTTATCCGGCTATTTCATCAACGCGTGTTATACCTTCAAAAATAATATTCAGCCCTGTTTGCATGGGCAAGTATAGTCACGTATTCGAAATTGAAAAGTTTATAACAGAGGGTTTGTTACTGTGAGGGCACAATTTAGAAAAAACTCTGGCCAAAGAGAAATGCACGGGGCCGCGGCGCACTGAGGACGTGGATATGTCAGGTTTAGGGGGATGCTCCTACCGTTGGTGACCCCTTGAGAAGAATGTATTGATGTGAGGATTCAGATTCGCAGATTGTTTGACGTTCAATGGGCCAAGTGATGTCGGTTGAATCATTATAAATTTGATATGTGTGGATTTGTCGCGTTTTTACAGGATAAGCCAATTGTCGACCCGGTTCATGCCCGAGAAGCGCTCGAGACGATTGCCCACCGTGGCCCGGATGCGGAGGGGGAATGGCAGGAGCGGGACGTGTTGCTGCTTCATCGCCGGTTGTCGATCATTGATCTTGCCAACGGCTCGCAACCCATGCAAAGCCGGGATGGACGCTATATCATCGTATTTAATGGAGAAATTTACAATTTCCCTGAGTTGCGTGAACTTCTAGGTCACGAAGGGGTCCAATTCAAAACGCACTCTGATACCGAGGTCATCCTCGAAGGGTACAGCCACTGGGGTGCGAGTATTGTCGAAAAGTTAAATGGAATCTTTGCCTTTATTATCTGGGATCGTCGTCGGTCTTTGGCCTTTGGAGCGCGAGATCGTCTGGGGATCAAGCCACTTTGCTGGGCGTTACACCATGGGGCTTTGGTGGTTTCCTCAACAGTAGAACCATTTGGCGCCCTGAAGGGGTTTGATCAAATCGACCTCGTGGCTGTGCGTGATCTCCTGGCATTCGACTACATTCCTTCTCCGCGCACCATTTTTCAAGGTGTGCATAAGCTTGAGCCTGGATGCCGCTTCCAGTGGGAAATTGGCGCCGAGGCACCCTCGATTAGCCGGTACTGGAGTCCTCCCATTGGAAATCCTGCATTAGCAGCTCCCGACGAATGGGAATTGGAATCTTTGCTTGATCGAGCGGTGAAGCGGCAGATGATTAGTGATGTTCCGATCGGCGCATTTTTATCGGGAGGAATCGATTCATCTTTGCTTGTGGCCTTTATGGCCCGGTACAGTCAAAAGCCCGTTCGGACTTTTTCTTGTTCATTTACCGACAACCATGCGGATGAATCCGAAATTGCCGGCCTTGTTGCCCGTCAATTCGGCACTGACCATGTTGTGTTGCGGGCGGAAGAGGTTGGATCGGATGAACTCCTCGACCTCCTTTCCCGTCTGGATGAACCCTTTGCGGATCCTGCCTTCATACCGACCTATGCCCTATCGAAAATGACCGCTTCACATCTCCGGGTTGCGCTTTCCGGCGACGGCGGAGATGAAGTCTTCGGTGGGTATTCCAAATACCTACTCGGTGCAAGACATTGGGACGCATTGCCTCTATCCTCCCTCCTTCACCGGGTCCTACGGCTTCTTCCTTGGAGGCCACGAGGGATGCCCTCTATCTATTGGCGGACGCTGTCATCCCAGGACCTCATTCGGTGGTCATGGGCGCGATATGGGGATTTTCCTGCTTTTGGGAAGGACTTTCTGCAGGTGTTGACTTCCGCATATCAGAATTCAGCCCAAATCGAGGATTTTTTTGAACCGTGGGAAAGGCGGGCTAAACGATATGGCCGAAAATATGACCAGGATTTGCTCATGCGTACGGATCTGGAAACGTATTTAAGCGAAAATTGTCTTGTCAAGACCGATAGAGCGAGTATGTTGGCATCCTTGGAAATCAGGGTCCCCTACCTTGACGAAACAATTTTGGATCGTATCCTTCCTCTTCCTGCAAATAAAAAGATTGTCAATGGCGAACTCAAATCCCTCCTCTTACCGATTGCCAGAAGAATCCTTCCTCGTGAGGTCTGGGATAGACCCAAGCAGGGCTTTCATGTTCCTCTTGATTCCTGGCTGGGGGGAGCCTGGAGGCCTGCGGTGGAAGCTACGCTCGATTGGGGAGAAGCCAATCTTGATCTTTTTCATTACCCGTATCTCCGTCACCTTCACAAGATCAGTATCTGCGGTGGCACGATAGGGCGAGAACTGTGGAACCCGTTTGTCTTTCTGGCTTGGATGATGAAACGTTCCTGCAAAATATAGAAAGAGCCTGCCAAGTGACATAAAGGAATCGGGCTTTGACCATTCAGGCCTTGAACGAACCGGTGATGACTCGTTGGGGCCAGCACGAAAAAGTCAGTGTTAGTCCCCGGCGAAGGACCTGTGCCGGGGGGTGACACCAAAAGTTTTATCTTCAACTCAACTTTGTGAAATACCGAAAATGTTATGAAAGTCGTATTTCTGAACGACCTGATCTTTGATTATGCCAGGGGTCTGTCGGCAAGTGGTGGTGGAGCCGAACGACAGCAATGGCTTTTGGCCAGAGCCTTGGTCGCTGCCGGATGGAAGGTCACCGTCGGTGTCAGGGGTTTATTGGATTCCGGAGCGAGTTTAGCCATCGACGGTGTTAATTTCGTTGGCCTCGATAAAGGCCAAATTCTTTTATCCTGGTATCATTTTCTGAAATCGGAACAGCCAGACTGGTGGTATTGGCGATGTGCGTACCATTTGTGGGGTCCAGCTGTAGAAATAGCCAAGCTCGCAGGAGTACGCACTATTTTTGCGGCTGCCTTCGATACGGATGTCCAGGTCCGTCGCGCCCTGGTCTTTCGCTCCCGTTGGTGGCCCCTGTATGCCTGGGGACTGATGCGGGCGGATAGAATCTTTCTGCAGCATGGTGGTCAGTTTTCCGCACTTCCTGGAAAATGGAAAGGGAAAGCCCATATTGTTCCAAGCATCGCCGGTTTATCCTCAACGGTGAAACCCCATTCGAAGCGAAGAAAATATGTGGCATGGGTAGGGATGTTGCGCGAGCCCAAGCGCCCGGACCTGCTGATTGAGATTGCTCAACAGTCCTCCGATATTCAGTTTGTTGTTTGTGGAGGACCAACGACACATCGATCCCAAATTGGCTATGGTGATAATATGGTGCGAAGGCTTCGTTCATTACCAAATGTGGAATTTCTTGGGCCCATTTCTCCTGAAAAAGCGCAGGAAGTGATTCAAGAGGCAGCCATCCTGCTTTCAACCTCTGAGGGTGAAGGTTTCCCAAATACCTTCTTGCAAGCCTGGTCGAGTGGTACTCCTGTTGTCAGTTTAATGATAGATCCGGACTCGGTTATTGAGCGAGCAGGTTTGGGAGTGGTGTCTGGAAGCATTGAGACGATAGGAAAAGATTTATGCGCCCTGATGGAATCGCATCATCAACGAGAGGAAATAGGGCTGCGTGCAAGAAAACACATAGTCGAGAATCATAGTGAGGCGATCGTCGTTCGAGCATGGGCTCAGGGCGTTCACGGTCGTTGAGATGAATGGAAAAATTTAGGGGGAACTTCGGGATGATTTCCCTTGCCTTCCCCCTTCAGTCGGTGGATTGAGTAAAGATTGTGTTAGTGGAATTGAATAAATAATCATCGAAGCCGTTTTTGTAGCCTGTGTAGTCCATTCTTTGTCAAGCACCAGAGTATAATTGATGACTCGGTTTAAAAGCGTGGGAGTGAATATAGGAATCATTTTCCTGGCCATCTTTATTCTGGGAATTATTCTGGAAATTGGCTTGGCAGTTGTGCAAATCAATCAAAAGTCTCATGTAAGGCTGGTTCCGGGCAAAGGCGTGACGTATATTCCTGGTGCCTACTATCGGCACACAAAAGAAGGATTTTCACAGGGTTATTTTAATTCCCATGGATTTCGAGATTATGAGCGAACCTACGAGAAGCCGAAAGACACCTTTAGAATTCTTATCTTTGGTGATTCCTACGTAGAAGCTCTTCAGGTTTCACTTGAAGACAGCTTTCCTGCGTTACTTGAGAAAAAACTCAACGCAGGTTCCTCTACAAAAAAGGTTGAGGTGATTGCTCTTGGACAGTCGGGCTTTGGTACAGCCGATGCATATATGCGGTATGTGAATTTTGGTGTGAAGTACTCTCCCGATCTGGTTATCCTGGCGTTTCTGACCGGTAATGATTTTCGGGATAATTCCAAAGCACTTTCTCGGGAAGCATTAGCCTATTATTATGTTTTTGACGACAACGGACAATTGGTCCTGGATAGCTCCAAGTATGAGGAGTATGAACGGGGTATGATATCCCAGGTCCGTGGTTTATTTCAGAGCCTCAAGCGAAAATCCTATCTTCTCAGTTTGGTGTCTGAGCGTGTGTATTTGTTGATGCGGAAATTTGAGGAAACCCGGTTCGAACATAAATTGGCTGGAATGCCACAAGTAAATGAAAACCGGGAAATAGATCCCTTCTCCGATCTGAATATTTACCGTACCGATGTCAGTGTGCCGTGGAAAGACGCGTTCGAAATAAGCAAAAGACTGATTCTTAAATTCAAGGATACGGTAGAAGAGAATGGGGCAAAATTTGTTCTGGTAACCCTGTCTAATGCGGAGCAGGTACATCCCCGAATCGGGGAGAAACTGAACGCAAGGTATCCCGTGGTTTTTGATTACGAACGGCCTGATCGAATGCTGGAAGAATTTGCAAAGCAAAAGGGGATCATTGCTCTCAAGCTTATGCCGGAGTTTCGCGCCTATCACCTTCAAACCGGTAAGGATTTGCATGGTTTCGGATCGAGTGGGGTGGGGCACTGGAATGAGGATGGGCACCGCTTGGCGGCGGAAGAGATCTTGAAGTTTTTGCAACAACAGAATCTTGTGCCTTCAGGTGAAAAATCATCATTTTCTAGGACGTAGGGCAAAGGAATATTTAATATATTTCGCGAGCCTGATCTGTGACACCGTAGACATGGATAAACAAATGCAGAGCCATATCCCCATCTTCAGGGTCGAGAGAGACCTGTGATGAACATTCTTGTGTTGCATTCCGAGCTAGGAGTGCTTCGAGGTGGAGGGGAATACTTCACCAGAAATTTGTTTTCTGAATTCCGGAAAAGAGGGCATCACGTTTCCGTGGCCTTTGTGGCTGATTCTCAAGGAAGCTTTGCGAATCCCATGCCGGCCGGTATCGAACCCATTCCAATTCCGGGGTGGTGGTCACGGAAATTCGGACAGGAGATGCTTACAAAGGTCGGAGAGACTTTTCTGGGCAACAGCCGGTTGAAGTCCTACTGGGATCGAGGACAGGAGAGTGTTTGTTGGCGGACCATCAGGTGGCACGCTCGTCGGTTCCAACGCCGCATTGAACGTGAATTTTCTTCTCGTTGGGAGGAATTTGACGCCGTGTATGTGCATGGTGACCCATTTCTCGCAAAGGCAACTGCAATCTTACGCCCAACCGTCCTGATGTTACCGGGGCCGGTCAGTTCTGCTCTTGAGCCGGTGCTGCGCACCGTCCAGGCTGTATGCGCGCATGATGATTGTTTCAGCCGTGTGCGGGAATTTCTTGGCGATCATATTCTTGAGCTTCCCCTTGGCATTCATAGCCAGTTGTTTACTCCAGGCCCTACCCTCGTCCGTGAGGGCCTGGGATGGACGAAGGAAGACCTGGTGATGGGCTATGTTGGGCGACTGACCCATCTCAAGGGTGTTGACCTGCTTTCAGCAGCTTTTTGCCGAATGGTACATGAATTTCCCAATATGAAACTTTTGATTGTCGGCAGTGGAGAAATGGAAGAGCATTTGCGCGCCACTCTTGCCCATGCACTTGAGCGTGGAATCGTCCATATTGAGCCTGCATTGCCTCAAGAAGACCTCGCGCCTTGGTATCGCGTCCTGGATCTCATGGTGATGCCGAGTCGGTATGAAACCATGTCAAGTGCAGTCCTGGAAGCGATGGCCTGTGGAATTCCCTTCCTTGCATCCGACGTAGGAGGGAATAGCACTCTGGGCGAAAGTGGGGCGGGATGGCTATTTCGAACAGAATCCATTTCCTCGATGAAAGAGGCACTTTCAAATATTTTGGAGAATCCAACTGAAAGGAGAGTCCGGGGTGTCCTTGGCCTCAATTTTGTTCAAAAACGACACAGTTGGACGGCTAGTGCGGAACGGCTGGAGCATATCATGGAAACACGGCTGGGTGTAAAAAGGGGAATACCGTGGAAGTAGCGGTGAAATCAAAAAAATTCGGCAAAAAGAAAATGCCTACAATCCGGCATGTAACACCATGGTACGTTGAGTATGGTTTTTATGCCAGCTTGGTTTATGGGTTAATGGGGCCTATCCTGGGATTAGAAATTGACAGATTGGGTATTGTCATTTTGGCATTATTGGCATGTTTCTGTTTCTTAAGCATTGGAGAAAGGCCAGTAGACTTTTTTAAGGCACTGATTCTCCCGATCGGATTAGGATTATCATTTTTGATTATTCAAATGATGTTTCACGGGATATCTGTTCAACATGATTACGTCAAAATGTTTATCCCATGGATTCTGACCCTTATCGTTGTTCAGGCTCTTTCCTTCCGCCGAGGGTTCTTGCATCGTTTCGTTTTTTTCGCTTTGCTTATGGGTGGCCTCATG from Nitrospiraceae bacterium includes:
- the asnB gene encoding asparagine synthase (glutamine-hydrolyzing), whose product is MNHYKFDMCGFVAFLQDKPIVDPVHAREALETIAHRGPDAEGEWQERDVLLLHRRLSIIDLANGSQPMQSRDGRYIIVFNGEIYNFPELRELLGHEGVQFKTHSDTEVILEGYSHWGASIVEKLNGIFAFIIWDRRRSLAFGARDRLGIKPLCWALHHGALVVSSTVEPFGALKGFDQIDLVAVRDLLAFDYIPSPRTIFQGVHKLEPGCRFQWEIGAEAPSISRYWSPPIGNPALAAPDEWELESLLDRAVKRQMISDVPIGAFLSGGIDSSLLVAFMARYSQKPVRTFSCSFTDNHADESEIAGLVARQFGTDHVVLRAEEVGSDELLDLLSRLDEPFADPAFIPTYALSKMTASHLRVALSGDGGDEVFGGYSKYLLGARHWDALPLSSLLHRVLRLLPWRPRGMPSIYWRTLSSQDLIRWSWARYGDFPAFGKDFLQVLTSAYQNSAQIEDFFEPWERRAKRYGRKYDQDLLMRTDLETYLSENCLVKTDRASMLASLEIRVPYLDETILDRILPLPANKKIVNGELKSLLLPIARRILPREVWDRPKQGFHVPLDSWLGGAWRPAVEATLDWGEANLDLFHYPYLRHLHKISICGGTIGRELWNPFVFLAWMMKRSCKI
- a CDS encoding glycosyltransferase family 4 protein, with product MNILVLHSELGVLRGGGEYFTRNLFSEFRKRGHHVSVAFVADSQGSFANPMPAGIEPIPIPGWWSRKFGQEMLTKVGETFLGNSRLKSYWDRGQESVCWRTIRWHARRFQRRIEREFSSRWEEFDAVYVHGDPFLAKATAILRPTVLMLPGPVSSALEPVLRTVQAVCAHDDCFSRVREFLGDHILELPLGIHSQLFTPGPTLVREGLGWTKEDLVMGYVGRLTHLKGVDLLSAAFCRMVHEFPNMKLLIVGSGEMEEHLRATLAHALERGIVHIEPALPQEDLAPWYRVLDLMVMPSRYETMSSAVLEAMACGIPFLASDVGGNSTLGESGAGWLFRTESISSMKEALSNILENPTERRVRGVLGLNFVQKRHSWTASAERLEHIMETRLGVKRGIPWK
- a CDS encoding class I SAM-dependent methyltransferase, with protein sequence MVMQSIDIRQIEICKQKGIPITEDSYILDFGCGDGRRVYELLDSGYKNSFGFNKGNYMDRGTPIKLRQEQDRQFFRFTDNDTIPFPDRHFDLIISDQVFEHVLHQQEAFREIYRVLKEGGVSVHVIPAKWQIIEPHIFVPFGGLIKAFFYYYFWAMLGIRNNWQKGLSVKETAKRNTLYAKENLNYLSCREYQTMMSEIHFKYSWEELAYMKASYKPNIQKLAAISEKVPLVCSLIRLFHQRVLYLQK
- a CDS encoding glycosyltransferase family 4 protein, with product MKVVFLNDLIFDYARGLSASGGGAERQQWLLARALVAAGWKVTVGVRGLLDSGASLAIDGVNFVGLDKGQILLSWYHFLKSEQPDWWYWRCAYHLWGPAVEIAKLAGVRTIFAAAFDTDVQVRRALVFRSRWWPLYAWGLMRADRIFLQHGGQFSALPGKWKGKAHIVPSIAGLSSTVKPHSKRRKYVAWVGMLREPKRPDLLIEIAQQSSDIQFVVCGGPTTHRSQIGYGDNMVRRLRSLPNVEFLGPISPEKAQEVIQEAAILLSTSEGEGFPNTFLQAWSSGTPVVSLMIDPDSVIERAGLGVVSGSIETIGKDLCALMESHHQREEIGLRARKHIVENHSEAIVVRAWAQGVHGR